TTGAGGGGTTAATCCAATATGTCCAACTAAAGGTATCCCAGCTTCACTTATCGCTTTTACTTTGTCGCAGACTTCTTTACCTCCTTCAAGTTTAACAGCATCCACCCCAGCTTCTTTCATAAAGCGAGCGACATTTTGAAGTGCTTGCTCGTCACTTATTTGATAAGACATAAAGGGCATATCGCCCATTACTAATGGGTGTTTAGCACCCCTTACCACAGCCTTACAAGCTATAATCATTTCATCCATTGAGACGGGGATGGTGTTGTTGTAACCCAAACCCGTCATTCCTACACTACCATCACCGACTAGAACCATATCAGCTCCAGCCATTTCTGCAAAAGCTGCAGTTGGATAATCATGAAGACTTATCGCGACTATTTTCTCACCTTTCTTCTTCATTTCCATTAAATCACGGATAGTAACTTTCTTTCTCTCCAAAAAATCACTCCCATTAATAGGAATCTATTTTAAATCATATAAATGGCTGCACCTATCTCAATCGATAAAGCTAGGTTTTCTTCCTCTTGACAACTTCTTTAGCTGCTTTGGCTATATCAATTTTGGTAAGGTTAT
This genomic interval from Candidatus Bathyarchaeota archaeon contains the following:
- the panB gene encoding 3-methyl-2-oxobutanoate hydroxymethyltransferase, with the translated sequence MERKKVTIRDLMEMKKKGEKIVAISLHDYPTAAFAEMAGADMVLVGDGSVGMTGLGYNNTIPVSMDEMIIACKAVVRGAKHPLVMGDMPFMSYQISDEQALQNVARFMKEAGVDAVKLEGGKEVCDKVKAISEAGIPLVGHIGLTPQSASLSGGYRVQGRTAQNARKILEDAIELEKSGAFAIVIEFATTESAKIITERLSIPTLSWGSGPHCDGIGLNVCDILGLGLGLTPSFAKNWANLHDSMLNAFESYRKEVKDGKFPEDKHCIHMKEEEYKNLTKLKMK